From one Trifolium pratense cultivar HEN17-A07 linkage group LG1, ARS_RC_1.1, whole genome shotgun sequence genomic stretch:
- the LOC123882734 gene encoding E3 ubiquitin-protein ligase RSL1-like isoform X1 codes for MEQQDIVPYISDDDDDNYAEELQLQQTLMDSLITSNSHSQNAPCLASSSKPVDVGLVYNTEQKRFVTKEESSSSIIICEICAEPKKTEEMFKNQRCYHSFCSECVIKQVATKIQDKISIVSCPGLNCKGVLDLESCRSLLPKELIDKWNDSLCESLFITVPKFYCPFKDCSAMLLDENEGGGEEEYIRESECPFCHRLFCARCHVPWHPGIGCEEYQKLNVDERGREDLLVRELANQKKWRRCPKCKFYVEKNEGCLHITCRCRFEFCYACGEKWSSTHGGCQTD; via the exons ATGGAGCAACAAGACATTGTCCCTTATAtctctgatgatgatgatgacaacTATGCTGAAGAGTTACAACTCCAACAAACCCTTATGGACTCACTCATCACTTCCAACTCTCATTCCCAAAATGCCCCATGTCTAGCATCTTCATCAAAACCCGTTGATGTTGGCCTTGTATACAACACAGAGCAGAAAAGGTTCGTAACCAAAGAAGAATCCTCTTCTTCAATCATCATTTGTGAGATTTGTGCAGAACCAAAAAAGACAGAGGAGATGTTTAAGAATCAAAGATGTTACCATTCCTTTTGTTCTGAATGTGTAATCAAACAAGTGGCAACAAAAATCCAAGACAAAATATCAATTGTGTCTTGTCCTGGTTTGAATTGCAAAGGTGTGTTGGACCTTGAATCTTGCAGGTCATTGCTTCCCAAAGAATTGATTGATAAGTGGAATGATTCATTGTGTGAGTCTCTTTTTATTACTGTTCCTAAATTCTATTGTCCTTTCAAAGATTGTTCTGCTATGTTGTTGGATGAGAATGAAGGAGGAGGAGAAGAAGAATATATTAGGGAATCTGAGTGTCCTTTTTGTCATAGATTGTTTTGTGCAAGGTGTCATGTTCCTTGGCATCCTGGAATTGGTTGTGAGGAGTATCAGAAATTGAATGTGGATGAAAGAGGGAGGGAAGATCTTCTTGTTAGAGAACTTGCTAATCAGAAGAAATGGAGAAGGTGTCCAAAATGCAAATTCTATGTTGAAAAAAATGAAGGTTGTTTGCATATCACTTGCAG GTGCCGGTTTGAGTTTTGTTATGCTTGTGGAGAAAAATGGAGTTCTACTCATGGTGGTTGCCAAACCGATTAG
- the LOC123882718 gene encoding E3 ubiquitin-protein ligase RSL1-like has protein sequence MASSSSSFLGIDDTVDDFYFSVVSDDETDPDFPVTDDRYAEALQFQETLLASLITSHRVPSSSMTMSPPPLSLHWVASSSQNDELLFEETLMASSSTLPPPFVASSSKAVDDTVITEKADQSSIIVCEICTEAKRTHEMFRNQRCYHSFCSECVVKQVSTKIQDNITNVSCPGLNCKGLLELESCRSLLPKALIDRWDDALSEALLLTVPKFYCPFKDCSAMLLGENEGVGDIRESECPFCHRLFCARCYVPWHPGVGCEEYQKMNPDERGREDLLVKELAKQKKWKRCPRCKFYVEKRDGCLHITCRCKFEFCYACGERWTASHGGCQ, from the exons atggcatcatcctcatcttcattTCTTGGTATCGACGACACTGTAGATGATTTCTACTTCTCTGTTGTCTCCGATGATGAAACCGACCCTGACTTCCCTGTCACCGATGACAGGTACGCTGAAGCATTACAGTTTCAAGAAACACTTTTAGCTTCTCTTATCACTTCTCACCGAGTCCCCTCCTCCTCCATGACCATGTCACCACCACCGCTATCATTACACTGGGTAGCATCTTCATCTCAAAATGATGAGTTACTGTTTGAGGAAACCCTTATGGCCTCCTCCTCCACATTACCACCGCCATTTGTAGCATCTTCATCAAAGGCTGTTGATGACACTGTCATCACCGAAAAAGCAGATCAATCTTCAATAATCGTTTGCGAGATTTGTACTGAAGCAAAAAGGACCCATGAAATGTTCAGGAACCAGAGATGTTACCATTCCTTTTGTTCCGAATGTGTCGTCAAACAAGTGTCAACAAAAATCCAAGATAACATAACAAATGTGTCTTGTCCTGGTTTGAACTGCAAGGGTTTGTTGGAGCTTGAATCTTGTAGGTCATTACTTCCAAAAGCTTTGATTGATAGGTGGGATGATGCATTATCTGAGGCTCTTTTACTTACTGTTCCTAAGTTCTATTGTCCCTTTAAGGATTGTTCTGCGATGTTGCTTGGTGAGAATGAAGGAGTGGGAGATATTAGGGAATCTGAATGTCCTTTTTGTCATAGGCTGTTTTGTGCAAGGTGTTATGTTCCTTGGCATCCTGGAGTTGGTTGTGAGGAGTACCAGAAAATGAATCCAGATGAAAGAGGGAGGGAAGATCTTCTCGTTAAAGAGCTTGCTAAACAGAAGAAATGGAAAAGGTGTCCCAGATGCAAGTTTTATGTTGAAAAAAGGGATGGCTGTTTGCATATCACGTGCAG gtgCAAGTTTGAGTTTTGCTATGCTTGTGGAGAAAGATGGACAGCTTCTCATGGTGGGTGCCAATGA
- the LOC123882734 gene encoding E3 ubiquitin-protein ligase RSL1-like isoform X2, translating into MEQQDIVPYISDDDDDNYAEELQLQQTLMDSLITSNSHSQNAPCLASSSKPVDVGLVYNTEQKRFVTKEESSSSIIICEICAEPKKTEEMFKNQRCYHSFCSECVIKQVATKIQDKISIVSCPGLNCKGVLDLESCRSLLPKELIDKWNDSLCESLFITVPKFYCPFKDCSAMLLDENEGGGEEEYIRESECPFCHRLFCARCHVPWHPGIGCEEYQNLNVDERGREDLLVRELANQKKWKRCPRCRFYVEKNEGCLHITCRCKFEFCYACGETWTSTHGGCQRS; encoded by the exons ATGGAGCAACAAGACATTGTCCCTTATAtctctgatgatgatgatgacaacTATGCTGAAGAGTTACAACTCCAACAAACCCTTATGGACTCACTCATCACTTCCAACTCTCATTCCCAAAATGCCCCATGTCTAGCATCTTCATCAAAACCCGTTGATGTTGGCCTTGTATACAACACAGAGCAGAAAAGGTTCGTAACCAAAGAAGAATCCTCTTCTTCAATCATCATTTGTGAGATTTGTGCAGAACCAAAAAAGACAGAGGAGATGTTTAAGAATCAAAGATGTTACCATTCCTTTTGTTCTGAATGTGTAATCAAACAAGTGGCAACAAAAATCCAAGACAAAATATCAATTGTGTCTTGTCCTGGTTTGAATTGCAAAGGTGTGTTGGACCTTGAATCTTGCAGGTCATTGCTTCCCAAAGAATTGATTGATAAGTGGAATGATTCATTGTGTGAGTCTCTTTTTATTACTGTTCCTAAATTCTATTGTCCTTTCAAAGATTGTTCTGCTATGTTGTTGGATGAGAATGAAGGAGGAGGAGAAGAAGAAT ATATTAGGGAATCTGAGTGTCCTTTTTGTCATAGATTGTTTTGTGCAAGGTGTCATGTTCCTTGGCATCCTGGGATTGGTTGTGAGGAGTATCAGAATTTGAATGTGGATGAAAGAGGGAGGGAAGATCTTCTTGTTAGGGAACTTGCTAATCAGAAGAAATGGAAAAGGTGTCCTAGATGCAGATTCTATGTTGAAAAAAATGAAGGCTGTTTGCATATCACTTGCAG GTGCAAATTTGAGTTTTGCTATGCCTGTGGAGAAACATGGACATCTACTCATGGTGGGTGCCAAAGAAGTTAA